The Atribacter laminatus genome contains the following window.
TAATTTCGGATAGGAAAGTTTTAAGTTACGAGTTTCATAGGTACTTAAAAGCATAATTATAAAATAAATTAAAGAAAAACTAAATACTTTACACTTCTATATTATAGCAAAAAAATTAAATTTCAACCTTGGATGCTATGACGAATTAAATCATAATTCCTTTTGACTTCTTTAATATCTTCCCAGGTAAGGTAACGGGGAGAACCCCTAGAACGATCGTTATAACGGAGGAGAAAACTGGGATGAAACATGGGAAATATTTTTTTGCCACCTCTCCATTCCTGCCAGACGCCGCGAATTTTGCTAATCGGATTTTTGGTATTGAGAAGGTAGCTGGTTGGAACACTGCCTAAGGTGATGATAAAAGTCGGGTTGATAATAGCTATTTGTGCTTCCAAATAAGGGAAGCAGGCATCTATTTCCTGAGATTCTGGATTTCGATTTCCTGGTGGACGGCATTTTACCATGTTAGCAATAAATACCTCTTCCCGAGTAATTTTAACCGATTGTAAAATTTGGGTCAGGAGCTTCCCGGCTCTTCCAACAAAGGGACTTCCCGTTCGATCCTCTTCTTCTCCAGGACCTTCACCAATAAACATGATAATTGCATCAGGATTTCCTTCACCAAATACAG
Protein-coding sequences here:
- a CDS encoding uracil-DNA glycosylase, coding for MSYQKSKKEQLLDEIRQEVNSCHLCPLANNRNHTVFGEGNPDAIIMFIGEGPGEEEDRTGSPFVGRAGKLLTQILQSVKITREEVFIANMVKCRPPGNRNPESQEIDACFPYLEAQIAIINPTFIITLGSVPTSYLLNTKNPISKIRGVWQEWRGGKKIFPMFHPSFLLRYNDRSRGSPRYLTWEDIKEVKRNYDLIRHSIQG